The Dissulfuribacter thermophilus genome contains the following window.
AGCGTCTTTCTCTCTCTGCCTCTGCCTGTTTTGCCATGGCCCGTTTCATTTCATCTGGAAGGTCTATCTCTTTTACTTCGACCTTGCTGACCTTGACGCCCCAGGGTTCAGTATCGAGGTCCAAAATTTCCTGAATACGAGCATTTATCTTATCTCGTTCAGCCAGTAGTTCATCGAGTTCAGCCTGTCCGCATACACTTCTTAGGGTTGTCTGGGAAAGTTCTGATGTGGCAAAAAAGAAATTTTCCACTTCAACTACTGCCTTTACCGGATCGAGGACCCTGAAATAGACTACTGCACTGACCTTTACAGAGACGTTGTCTCTAGTGATGATGTCTTGAGGGGGGACATCTAAGGTAACAGTCCTAAGATCAACTTTCTTCATTTTATCAATGATCGGAATGAGGATTATGAGTCCGGGCCCCTTTGCCTTGATTACCCTTCCCAGCCTGAAGATAACCCCTCTTTCATACTCATTTAAGATCTTAATTGCAGTGATAAGAAAGCTTATTACGATAAAAAGTAGGAACACAAATGAAATCGGCATATAGACCTCCCTATTTTCGTTTTCTTTATTTGACCTTCAATCGTAACCCATCAATTCCCGTTACGACGACCTCTTGGCCTTCACGGATTTCCTGGTCGCAGGTAGCTCGCCAGAGTTCACCATGAAGGTAAACGAGGCACTCATTGTCTGCAATTTTCTTTTTAATTACGCCCTTTTCCCCAATAAGCGCTTCTTTGCCTGATTTTGGTCTTGATAGAGTTGCCTTTGCTGCCACAAATACTATGGCAAAGAGCATGCTTCCTACGCCCAAAAGGGTGGGAACGAGTACTGAAAGAGAGATGCCAAGGGCGCCTTCATCGGTCTTAAAGAGCATGAGAGAGCCAAGGACAAGGGAAATGAATCCGAACAGCCCCAGTATACCCTGGCTGACTATCAAAAGTTCCAATACAAATAGTACAGTGCCAAGGACGATTAGTAATAGACCAACCGCACTAACTGGTAGCGCCTGTAGTGCATAGAGCCCTAAAAGGAGACTAACCGCGCCAATTGCTCCTGGGAATATGGCTCCAGGCTGTGCCAGTTCGAAATAGAGGCCGGCAATCCCTATCATCATGAGGATGTAGGCCACGTTAGGGTCTGCAATGACATTCAATACCTTTTCACGGAAGGTAGGACTAATTTCTTCTATTATAGGTGAATCCAGGGATAATTTTAAGCTCTTACCTTTTAGCCTGACGGTTCTGCCATCTATAGATTTTAAAAGGTCCTCAAGATCTTTACAAATTAAATCAACGACTCCTAGCTCAAGTGCCTCTTTTGCAGTGGCGGAAACACTTTTTCTAACTGCACGTTCTGCCCAAGTGGCGTTTCGTCCCATTTCTTGTGCAATACTCCTTGCCATTGCAGCGATATCGTTTTCCGCTTTTTCACTCATTGTATCTTTTTTGGAGTCGGTTTGGGGCACACCAATGGATACGGGATGGGCAGCTCCAATATTTGTCCCTGGAGCCATGGCAGCAATATGGGCGGCCATGGTCAATATTGTACCTGCTGATGCTGCCTGGGCGCCAGGAGGGTATACGAATACAGCAATGGGGGCCTCGGAGTCCATCATGGCCTGAACCATTTCTCTTAGGGTCGTCACCAGTCCTCCAGGTGTATTTAAGAGTATGACCAAAAGGGATGACGGAGTGGCATCAGCCTGTTCAATGGCTCGGATGAATACCTCTTTAGATCCTGGATTTATGGATCCTGAGAGTTTAAGCATAAAAATTTTTTTAATCTTATATTCAGTTGATTTTACGGCCAGGCAGCGACCTGCGCTCAGACAGTTTATGAGCACACAGATCAAAAGAGTAACTGAAAACACCGCCTTAGAGCTATGACCTCTCATATCCCTTCCTTTGAAAATAATATTGATCTATATTAGAGTGGTTACGTACAGGCTGAAACTGGGTCTGTATTATAACCATTACAGGAAATTAGCCTTGTGGACATCTCAATCTCCTGAAAGCACTTTCTCCAAGAGCTGTAAATCTTCCCATGCAGCCTTTTTTATGGCTTTTTCCTGTTGTGAACCACTGAACCTCAATATATAAGCAGGATGATAGGTGACTATTATTTGGCCGTGGTCTGTGGGATGAATCTTGCCTCTGAGCTCTTTTACCGGGAGATTCGCTTTTGTAAGGGCCTTTCCTGCTACTTCGCCCAAGGCAAGTATGGCCTTGGGTCTTATCGATTTAATTTGCGTTTCAAGGTACGGGATACAGGCCTTAATTTCCTTTGAAAGGGGCGCTCTGTTCTGGGGAGGGCGGCACTTTACCACACTTGTTATGAAAATTTCCTCTCTTGATAGGTGGATTGCCTTGAGCATCCTATCTAGCAGTTCTCCGCTTGGGCCACAAAATGGCCGTCCTTCTATGTCCTCTTCTCGTCCTGGGGCCTCCCCAACTATTATAAGACTGGCATTGAGAGGGCCTTCACCAAAGACTGCGTGATTTCGTACCTTATAAAGGGGGCACCTTGTACATGTCTCTATTTCTAATTTAAGAAGTTTGAGATCATTGAAAAGCCTCTCTATACCTTCTGATCGTGCAATATATGAGACACCCTTTTCCTTTTGATATTTGAGCCAATTTAATATTGGATTGTTATTCATAGTTATTTATAGTGATTTGCTATTAATTTCAATTAGTTATTAATTAAAACGATCATGGTCTCAAATGGTAATAACCATCAACAATGCATAATCATGAACAATAACGACTAACTTGAATGGCCATTAGTTTAGTGAGGTCATTTCCTGTTGACTATCAAATATCCGAAAGTTATTACAATTGCCCCGGCTAAAACTCCAACAGTGTCTGCTATCCAGTCTGATGGATCTGGAGTGCGACCTGGAACGAAATATTGATGAAACTCATCTGTGATGCCATAGACAGATCCTAAGATGACTGCCTGTAGCATGGATGCGCCCAAGACCCCCTTTAACTGTTTTATCCTCCACCACATCAATAAGATTCCAAAGATAAAATACACCAGAAAGTGGGCAACGGTGTCACTCGTTCCAATTTCAGGTAAATTACTGCCTGGTATGGCAGATGCACCAAAGATTATGCCGGCCCATATGATTGAAAGTGCAAGAGCTAAATTCATTGTTTCCATTCAACCTTGACTGCAATATTATTCTACACTATGAAGCTAAATCCTGCATGTGGAAAAAGTCTAGTCCTAAAAAAGGAGGAATAAACCTTGAGTGAAACAAGTAAGGTTATAAAGGATCGCTGGCAAAAATTAGAAGAGCTTGAGGCAAACGGGGTAGAGGCCTATCCCAACAGGCTTCCTAGGCCAGAAAAGATTAGCGCCATCACTCTGGTCTACGGAGACTATGCAAATGAAGAGCTTGAAGGACTCAAGCAGGAGTTTCTGGTTGCAGGGAGAATTATTGGGCTTAGACGCTTTGGAAAGGCTGCCTTTTTTCATATAAAAGATGAGAGTGGAAAGATCCAAGTTCATGCCAGAAAAGACCTGCTTGGGGAGGCATACAAGCTTTTTAAGAAGTTTGATATTGGTGACATAGTTCAGGTAAAAGGCCCGCTATTTAGGACCAAGACTGGAGAGCTTACTATATCTTGTACGGAAATCAGGCTTGTCACCAAGAATCTGCGGCCACTTCCAGAGAAATATCATGGTCTTAAAGACAAAGAGCTTAGGTACAGGCAACGCTATGTGGATCTCATCGTAAACGAAGAGGTAAAAGAGACCTTTAGAAAGAGAGCAAAGATTATCCAGGTGGTGAGGCATTACTTTTTGTCTAATGGCTTCCTTGAGGTTGAGACCCCAATGATGCAGCCCATTGTCGGAGGGGCCACAGCAAGGCCATTTGTAACCCATCACAATGCCCTTGGTATTGATCTCTACCTCAGAATTGCTCCAGAATTATACCTGAAAAGACTTTTAGTAGGTGGATTTGAAAAGGTATTTGAACTCAATAGAAATTTTAGAAATGAAGGCATTAGTCTGCAGCACAATCCAGAGTTTACCATGTTGGAATTCTATGAGGCCTACAGCACCTATGAAGACTTGATAGTTCGAACAGAGGAACTGTTTTCACTGATTGCAAAGGAATTGTACTGTAAGACAAAGATTGAATACCAGGGACAAGAGATTGATCTCACTCCACCTTGGAAGCGGCTTACCTTAAAAGATTCTCTTATTGAGGTTGGTGGCCTGTCCGAAGAGGAACTCAATGACAAAGAGGCCTTGATGAATCGTCTGGAAGCACTTGGGGCACCTAAAAAGGAAGGGGAACCGCTAGGAAAACTATGGACAAAACTATTTGATCTCCTTGTTGAACCAAAGCTCATTCAACCTACTTTTATTACCCATTATCCAACGGACGTGTCACCGCTTGCCCGTAGAAACCAGGATGATCCAAGCGTGACAGACCGGTTTGAGCTTTTTATCGCTGGAAGGGAGATGGCCAATGCCTTTTCAGAACTAAATGATCCTAGGGACCAGAAGGCACGATTTGAAGAACAGGTGGCCAATAGGGGAGATGATGAGGAAATACCCCCGGAAGTTGACTATGACTATATACGTGCGCTTGAGGTAGGGATGCCTCCGGCGGCAGGTGAGGGCATTGGGATCGACAGGTTGGTAATGCTATTTACCAATTCTCCATCTATCAGAGATGTGATCCTGTTCCCGCAACTAAGGCCTGAGCACTCATGAACATGCATTTGCCATTTGAGTGGTTTGTTGCTCTAAGGTATTTATTTTCTAAGAGAAAGCATACGTTTATTTCTCTTATTACAGTTATTTCTATGATTGGTGTGTTCGTGGGGGTAATGGCCCTTATTGTGGTCATTGCTGTAATGGAGGGGTTTCAATCCCATCTAAAAGAAAAGTTTCTGGGGATAAATGCCCATATAGTTGTTAGGAACTACAATGGTGCATTTGATGACACTCCAAGATTAAGGGAAAAGATTTTATCCACCTCCTTAGAGCAAGGATGGAGTAGGGCAAAGATTACATCCATTACCCCCATGTGTTTTATTCAGGGACTACTAAGTTCTAATAGGGGCGTCAGTGGCGCCTTGATTAGAGGCGTTGACCCGAAAACAGTGGGATCAGTGCTGGATATTGGCAAAGTCGTGGAAGGTGAGGGCTTGGATGCCCTAGGAAACAATTCTTCAAAGATCCCCCCTTTGCTTGCTGGAGAGGAATTGCTCAAAAATCTTGGAATAGGAGTAGGCGAGGAACTTCAGATCGTCCTTCCCAGTGGGACTATAACACCCTTTGGGTTTATGCCTAAAATCAGAGACTTCAAGGTAATAGGAAAGATTTCTACTGGGATGTATGATTATGATTCGTCAGTAGCCTTTATATCCCTTCGCGATGCACAGGAACTCCTCGGATTAAAGAATAAGATACACGCCTATGAGCTCAGGGTATCCAATGTGGATCGAGCTGATGCCATTGCAGAAACGCTCCAGAGACGTCTTGGATTTCCTTTTTGGACCATGGACTGGAAGAGGATGAGCAGAAATCTGTTTGCAGCCCTTAGGCTAGAGAAGATAGCTATGTTTGTTGTGCTCACCCTTATCATACTTGTTGCCGCATTCAATATTGTAAGTACCCTATTCATGCTTGTTATGGAAAAAAGAGAAGATATAGCGATCCTCAAGGCAATGGGTGCAACAGATTCTCAGATTCTCAGGATTTTTGTTTATACTGGATTCTCAGTGGGACTATTTGGTACTGTTTTTGGCGTAATAGGAGGAGTTGGACTCTGTGAGCTACTTAAAAAATATCAATTCATCAAGATACCAAAGGAGGTGTACTTTACTGATTCACTTCCAATACTCCTAGACTGGACAGATGTAGTTGTGATAGCTGTTAGTGCATTAGTGTTATCACTTCTGGCTACTATTTATCCTGCAAGGCAGGCGGCAAAAATTAATCCATCAGAGGCCTTGAGACTTGGCTGATGCAAAGAAAATCATAATAGCACTGATTTTGGGGTTGGCCCTTGGGGCCTTATCTGCAGAGATCCCCCAGCCTTTAAGTGGTTATTTATTTGAGACTTATAGTTTTTTTGGTTCCCTTTTCTTGAACGCCCTTAAGATGATAATAGTTCCATTGGTTGCCTCATCTATTATTACAGGCATTGCTGGAATTGGGGGGGCGAGAGATCTTAGAGGACTTAGTCTTAAAACCTTTTCCTATTATATGGTTACGAGCCTTGTGGCGGTCATAACTGGTCTTATTCTGGTCAACCTCTTAACTCCAGGTGAGATACAGGGAAAATCTTTGACGACTATTTTAGAGTTAAAAGAGTTCGCCGGAGGGACTGGAATTGTAGAAGAGAAGGTTGGAGCGGCAGGGTTTAAGTCAGTATTGAATGTATTTCTCGAGATGGTTCCGCCGAATATTATAAAGGCAGCAGCTGAAGGACAGATGCTCGGCATAATAAGTTTTAGCCTTCTTTTTGGACTTTTTATCCCAAGAATAGGTCATGAGTATTCAGAAATACTTTTTAAATTTGTTCGTGGCGTTCATGAGATAATGATGGCCATTACAGAGCTTGTAATGAAGTTTGCGCCGTTAGGGATATTGTGCCTTGTGGCAAAGGTGGTAACGGAAGCTGGAGGGAGTAATATCGTTGAGCTCTTAAAGGGACTTGGCTTATTTGCCTTAACTGTCTTCCTAGGGCTTTTCATTCATGTGTTCTTTACGCTCTTTTTGACTATACGCCACATAGCAAAAGCCAGCCCATTAAGTCACTTTAGGGCCATGGCTCCAGCCCTTGTGACTGCTTTTTCCACTGCGAGTTCATCGGCAACGCTCCCCATTACAATGGAATGTCTTGAAAAGCGCCTTGGAGTGAGTGAAAGGATTACAGGTTTCGTAATTCCCCTTGGGGCTACCATTAATATGGATGGCACAGCACTTTATGAGTGTGTAGCTGCGCTTTTCATAGCCCAGGCCCTTGGTTTTGAGATGAGTTTTCTTAGTCAATTTGTGGTGGTTTGGACTGCTCTTTTGACCTCAATTGGGGTAGCAGGGATTCCAGCTGCAAGTTTGGTTGCAATTGCCATCATCTTAAAGGCCGTGGGGCTGCCAGTTGAAGCCATGGCAATTATTTTGCCAGTTGATAGATTGCTTGATATGCTTCGGACATCTGTAAATGTATTTAGTGACTCCGTAGGTGCACTGATTGTCTCCAAATTTGAAGAAAGGCAAGGGACTTAAGTCTTTTAAAGCAGTTGTGGGCTCTTTATGTTTGAAGCCTCTTTAGTGAATACATTCCGCAAATTCCAGGTATCTTTTTGGGAATTTTGTCTTTTGATGTGAAGTAGTCTCTAAATTCTTTATACCACCTTCTGACAAAGGCCTTTGAGCCCAAGATACCAGAATCGGTAAAGTAGCGTATTCTTTTTAAAAAGAGTTCATGCCTTGGGAGGCGATACATCCTTTTCCTCTCTTCATCTAATATCGCTTTTTTCATCTCTTTTCCCTTATTGTTTTTTATACCTCCCTTTTCATAAACATATTCCCGAAGTAGTCTTAACCAATCTCTTGAGCCTCCACTATTACAAAATTCCTTTAAACACAATTCTGTAGAGAGGAATCCACCTCTATTTCCAGACTGAACATGATACCCTAACGAACACCATCTGTAGTCCTCTGGCCTTTCTACTATGCCGGCCCTTACTGGGTTTAGCTCTATATAGGCCAGACAATTCAACAATGACTCTCCCTCTTCAATGAGTACACTCTTAAACCTCTCTCCCCAAAAATATCCTCTTCTGCCGTGCTTCTTGTTGTAATATCTGGAAAACCTTTGTTTAATCTCCTTTACGTACTCTGAAAGCCCAGAGAATTTTTTTCTGAATCTATCTATTTCATGGATATTTACTTTTTTCTTTGTCTCCATGTACCTATAGTAGAGCCTTGCCCTTTTTAGGACATCTTCATCAGAATAATGATCTTGAGGTCGAATCTTGAGTAGCATGTGAAAGTGGTTATCCATAATGCAAAAACCGTAAACTTCTACGAAGAATACTCTGGATAGCCACTGCATTAAAAAGAGCAGATATTGCTTTTCCTCCGGCTCCAACACAAAGCCTTCTAAGGCAGTCCTAGAAATTACATGATAGACTGCCTCTTCACCCTGGACCAATAATCTTGGAATCCTAGGCATAATTCCCCACCTCCTTTAATAGTTCGCCTGTCCCATTATACCATTGTTGGGAAAGAAGGATAGGGGATTAGGAGGAGATTTTTGTGAAAATTTTTCTAAGAAGAAAGGCAAAGGCAGTTCCAAAAAGGATGCCTCCTATTACATCTGATGGATAGTGGGCACCGAGATAAATTCGTGAATAGCTTACTAAAAATATGACTATACAAGCTGCAATAGCTGCCCATCTATATTCAAGTGCTGTAAAGACGCCAAAAAATGAAACATTAGATGAATGGCATGATGGCCATGACAGGCTCATCTTCATAGTGGCAAGGGCAGTTTTTGCATTAGTTACCTTATAAAGCCCGTGTTTTAGGAGAATTACATGATCTAGAGAAAGATACGGTCTTGGTCTACCAATAAGTGGTTTTAGGATCCTGGCACATATTGCATCTGTGAGTATCACCCCAATGATTAAAAAGATCAGGAAAAGCCTGTCTCGTTTAGTGCCTTTAATTAATAGCCATATAAAGAATATGAATAAAATGGGAGAAATAGTTTTAAAGTCTGACATCCAAGGCATTATGAGGTCAAGAACGGGGTGCCTCGAATGGTTTATTAGGAAAAAAAGTTTTTTGTCTAGCTCTAACAGGTTCAAGGTGTTACAGACTCCTTCCTATGAAATTCCTCATAAAGTCCGCCAGTGTTCGAGACTATCTCAACTCCTCTTGGGGAGTCCTCACCTTTTTATGTCGCTCCCCTATAAAGATCCAATAGCCCTTTTTATGCGATCCACCAACAGGGATTTCTATGTGTTTTAGTGGATGAATGGCATCAAGCAAGTTGAGTTGAGAAAATTTGATCTTTTTATTCTCAGGTTTTACTATGAGTGCTTTCCACCCTGAATCAGAATCCCAGGGAGTGTCCCAAAGATCGTACTGGCTTTTTATCTTTTTTGAGGCCTTAAACATGTACACTCTAGGCTGCCCTGGCATATAAAAGGCAAGTTCACTTACTGTCTGTCGTGGATAGGAGATGATGTATTTAATGTCTTCTGGATACCCAGATTCCGCAGCTATCTTTCCAACCACAGCCCCTAGTTCACTCCAGCCACGAAGCCGTACAAAAGGATCTAGTTTGGTCCCAGCGATTGGGAGTTTGGAAAAGAAAAAAGGGCTTGCGTAAACAATAGTCGTTATCACAATCCCTAGCAAAATCGCACTGTTTAAGAGCCTCTTTGCATTTTCCTTTGCCCATGCTGCACAGAGTATAGTGGCCCCTACAAAAAATGGAGCTGGCCAGTTGGTATTAATTCTTTGATGAAAGGATAAAAGAAATATCATCAAAAGTGGAAGAGAACCCAGAAAGAATAGATATCTGTCTTCTTGGCTAAGCAAAAAGAATCTCTTAATACCTCGAAACATACTCCAGAGTATCAGACAAAATGTTAAAGGGGTGAGAAAACCAAAGAGGGAAATAAAAAGCTCAAAAAACGTCTTTAGGCCTCCGATGAGACCATTTTTATTTGGCTCAAAATGGTGCTTAGTATGGATGAGAGTAATCCAATCATGGTTCATATTCCATATTAATGTAGGGATTAACATGGAGATTGATATGGCAAACGCAAAATAGGGCCATGGGGTAAGAAGGTGTTTTCTCGCACCTTTTTCATAAACCAAAAACAAAAATATTAAGGCTGGAAAGGCTATCATGGTCTGTTTACTAAGCAAGCCCAGACCCGTAGAAATTCCTGTAAGTATCCACCAAAATGCAGCTGAATACCAATCATGTGATTGGTAATTGCCTTTAAGGCTTGAAGCAGTTACCGAATCCCTGGAACTATTGATAGCCTTCCAGAAACTAAACATGGAAAGTGTCCAAAAAAAGAGCAACGGAGAGTCAATTGTCATTATGTAGGAACCAACGCTAGAGGCGACACTGAAGGCAGTGAGTCCTATGGCCCAGAGGGCAGTGTTTTTGTCTTTAATTTCCTTTGTAAAGAGGTAAACGATTATTAGGCTCAGTGTTCCGAGAATGGCTG
Protein-coding sequences here:
- a CDS encoding slipin family protein produces the protein MPISFVFLLFIVISFLITAIKILNEYERGVIFRLGRVIKAKGPGLIILIPIIDKMKKVDLRTVTLDVPPQDIITRDNVSVKVSAVVYFRVLDPVKAVVEVENFFFATSELSQTTLRSVCGQAELDELLAERDKINARIQEILDLDTEPWGVKVSKVEVKEIDLPDEMKRAMAKQAEAERERRSKIIHAEGEYQAARKLQEAAEIIEESPAALQLRYLQTLREVAAENNSTTLFPIPIDLFKPFVELTQKGKDKE
- a CDS encoding NfeD family protein, yielding MRGHSSKAVFSVTLLICVLINCLSAGRCLAVKSTEYKIKKIFMLKLSGSINPGSKEVFIRAIEQADATPSSLLVILLNTPGGLVTTLREMVQAMMDSEAPIAVFVYPPGAQAASAGTILTMAAHIAAMAPGTNIGAAHPVSIGVPQTDSKKDTMSEKAENDIAAMARSIAQEMGRNATWAERAVRKSVSATAKEALELGVVDLICKDLEDLLKSIDGRTVRLKGKSLKLSLDSPIIEEISPTFREKVLNVIADPNVAYILMMIGIAGLYFELAQPGAIFPGAIGAVSLLLGLYALQALPVSAVGLLLIVLGTVLFVLELLIVSQGILGLFGFISLVLGSLMLFKTDEGALGISLSVLVPTLLGVGSMLFAIVFVAAKATLSRPKSGKEALIGEKGVIKKKIADNECLVYLHGELWRATCDQEIREGQEVVVTGIDGLRLKVK
- a CDS encoding uracil-DNA glycosylase — protein: MNNNPILNWLKYQKEKGVSYIARSEGIERLFNDLKLLKLEIETCTRCPLYKVRNHAVFGEGPLNASLIIVGEAPGREEDIEGRPFCGPSGELLDRMLKAIHLSREEIFITSVVKCRPPQNRAPLSKEIKACIPYLETQIKSIRPKAILALGEVAGKALTKANLPVKELRGKIHPTDHGQIIVTYHPAYILRFSGSQQEKAIKKAAWEDLQLLEKVLSGD
- a CDS encoding VanZ family protein, whose product is MNLALALSIIWAGIIFGASAIPGSNLPEIGTSDTVAHFLVYFIFGILLMWWRIKQLKGVLGASMLQAVILGSVYGITDEFHQYFVPGRTPDPSDWIADTVGVLAGAIVITFGYLIVNRK
- the lysS gene encoding lysine--tRNA ligase → MSETSKVIKDRWQKLEELEANGVEAYPNRLPRPEKISAITLVYGDYANEELEGLKQEFLVAGRIIGLRRFGKAAFFHIKDESGKIQVHARKDLLGEAYKLFKKFDIGDIVQVKGPLFRTKTGELTISCTEIRLVTKNLRPLPEKYHGLKDKELRYRQRYVDLIVNEEVKETFRKRAKIIQVVRHYFLSNGFLEVETPMMQPIVGGATARPFVTHHNALGIDLYLRIAPELYLKRLLVGGFEKVFELNRNFRNEGISLQHNPEFTMLEFYEAYSTYEDLIVRTEELFSLIAKELYCKTKIEYQGQEIDLTPPWKRLTLKDSLIEVGGLSEEELNDKEALMNRLEALGAPKKEGEPLGKLWTKLFDLLVEPKLIQPTFITHYPTDVSPLARRNQDDPSVTDRFELFIAGREMANAFSELNDPRDQKARFEEQVANRGDDEEIPPEVDYDYIRALEVGMPPAAGEGIGIDRLVMLFTNSPSIRDVILFPQLRPEHS
- a CDS encoding lipoprotein-releasing ABC transporter permease subunit, encoding MNMHLPFEWFVALRYLFSKRKHTFISLITVISMIGVFVGVMALIVVIAVMEGFQSHLKEKFLGINAHIVVRNYNGAFDDTPRLREKILSTSLEQGWSRAKITSITPMCFIQGLLSSNRGVSGALIRGVDPKTVGSVLDIGKVVEGEGLDALGNNSSKIPPLLAGEELLKNLGIGVGEELQIVLPSGTITPFGFMPKIRDFKVIGKISTGMYDYDSSVAFISLRDAQELLGLKNKIHAYELRVSNVDRADAIAETLQRRLGFPFWTMDWKRMSRNLFAALRLEKIAMFVVLTLIILVAAFNIVSTLFMLVMEKREDIAILKAMGATDSQILRIFVYTGFSVGLFGTVFGVIGGVGLCELLKKYQFIKIPKEVYFTDSLPILLDWTDVVVIAVSALVLSLLATIYPARQAAKINPSEALRLG
- a CDS encoding dicarboxylate/amino acid:cation symporter; the encoded protein is MADAKKIIIALILGLALGALSAEIPQPLSGYLFETYSFFGSLFLNALKMIIVPLVASSIITGIAGIGGARDLRGLSLKTFSYYMVTSLVAVITGLILVNLLTPGEIQGKSLTTILELKEFAGGTGIVEEKVGAAGFKSVLNVFLEMVPPNIIKAAAEGQMLGIISFSLLFGLFIPRIGHEYSEILFKFVRGVHEIMMAITELVMKFAPLGILCLVAKVVTEAGGSNIVELLKGLGLFALTVFLGLFIHVFFTLFLTIRHIAKASPLSHFRAMAPALVTAFSTASSSATLPITMECLEKRLGVSERITGFVIPLGATINMDGTALYECVAALFIAQALGFEMSFLSQFVVVWTALLTSIGVAGIPAASLVAIAIILKAVGLPVEAMAIILPVDRLLDMLRTSVNVFSDSVGALIVSKFEERQGT
- a CDS encoding transposase is translated as MPRIPRLLVQGEEAVYHVISRTALEGFVLEPEEKQYLLFLMQWLSRVFFVEVYGFCIMDNHFHMLLKIRPQDHYSDEDVLKRARLYYRYMETKKKVNIHEIDRFRKKFSGLSEYVKEIKQRFSRYYNKKHGRRGYFWGERFKSVLIEEGESLLNCLAYIELNPVRAGIVERPEDYRWCSLGYHVQSGNRGGFLSTELCLKEFCNSGGSRDWLRLLREYVYEKGGIKNNKGKEMKKAILDEERKRMYRLPRHELFLKRIRYFTDSGILGSKAFVRRWYKEFRDYFTSKDKIPKKIPGICGMYSLKRLQT
- a CDS encoding phosphatase PAP2 family protein, which produces MNLLELDKKLFFLINHSRHPVLDLIMPWMSDFKTISPILFIFFIWLLIKGTKRDRLFLIFLIIGVILTDAICARILKPLIGRPRPYLSLDHVILLKHGLYKVTNAKTALATMKMSLSWPSCHSSNVSFFGVFTALEYRWAAIAACIVIFLVSYSRIYLGAHYPSDVIGGILFGTAFAFLLRKIFTKISS
- a CDS encoding ArnT family glycosyltransferase, with amino-acid sequence MVFRQPIVLLIFIIACIRFGFLFASPLDLSPDEAYYWDWSRQLAFGYYSKPPMIAWIIKIGTTLFGNTTIGVRLPAAILGTLSLIIVYLFTKEIKDKNTALWAIGLTAFSVASSVGSYIMTIDSPLLFFWTLSMFSFWKAINSSRDSVTASSLKGNYQSHDWYSAAFWWILTGISTGLGLLSKQTMIAFPALIFLFLVYEKGARKHLLTPWPYFAFAISISMLIPTLIWNMNHDWITLIHTKHHFEPNKNGLIGGLKTFFELFISLFGFLTPLTFCLILWSMFRGIKRFFLLSQEDRYLFFLGSLPLLMIFLLSFHQRINTNWPAPFFVGATILCAAWAKENAKRLLNSAILLGIVITTIVYASPFFFSKLPIAGTKLDPFVRLRGWSELGAVVGKIAAESGYPEDIKYIISYPRQTVSELAFYMPGQPRVYMFKASKKIKSQYDLWDTPWDSDSGWKALIVKPENKKIKFSQLNLLDAIHPLKHIEIPVGGSHKKGYWIFIGERHKKVRTPQEELR